From Halotia branconii CENA392, the proteins below share one genomic window:
- the priA gene encoding primosomal protein N' yields MYINDINLPNFMVAEPGESYQSNKNTTQWIEVLVDFPSNTGLFTYRLPPQLKVKPGDILSVPFGAQQLGAIAIRLLTKPNVDLPLEKIREVEDVVSAGFFTTAYWELLNRVAAYYYTPLIQVIRVALPPGLLGRSQRRIRLTITGAAVSPKINANIWSDRPLFRSCHYPYSHLLNLYLFNILEKNELIKTLALLSFKSSVAEVKSTDANKILQILQQQPEGDYSFRYLQRQVQRAYKEVRELSQQGFVESYLETPRQIKPKFEKAVTLVGNTFDRNLTTRQREILEVLRRRGGELWQSELLQICHASSSTLKTMAQKGYLVIEDREVLRTEQSQLLTQDQAKSLNSDQANALTSIQAIDGFAQVLLHGITGSGKTEVYLQAIAPLIQQGKSALVLVPEIGLTPQLTDRFRARFGSKVSVYHSALSEGERYDTWRQMLTAEPQVVIGTRSAVFAPLPNLGLIILDEEHDSSFKQDSPIPTYHARTVAQWRAELENCPLVLGSATPSLESWVSVEEQGGSTSASLSDQGQGAGEAGEAGEAGGEFSSSTYYLSLPERINSRPLPPVEIVDMRQELQQGNRSIFSKPLKEALEQLQERQQQGILFIHRRGHSTFVSCRSCGYVLECPHCDVSLSYHHTEAGAPQLLRCHYCNYGRSHPQECPECSSPYLKFFGSGTQRVAQELTRQFPQLRFIRFDSDTTRNKGAHRTLLTQFANGEADLLVGTQMLTKGLDLPQVTLVGVVAADGLLHLSDYRASERAFQTLTQVAGRAGRGDDPGRVIVQTYTPEHPVIEAVKQHDYHSFSEAELQQRQELNYPPYGRLILLRLSSLDPIQVQNTAQAIAVALSAKSGFEILGPAPASIVRVANRYRWQILLKFAHDALPQLPDWEKVRSLCHDAVSLTIDVDPLNIM; encoded by the coding sequence ATGTATATAAATGACATAAATTTACCTAATTTTATGGTTGCTGAACCGGGAGAATCCTATCAGTCAAATAAAAACACAACTCAGTGGATAGAAGTACTGGTGGACTTTCCAAGCAACACCGGATTATTTACCTACCGATTGCCCCCACAGTTAAAAGTAAAACCTGGGGATATTTTAAGTGTGCCATTTGGCGCACAGCAATTAGGCGCGATCGCCATTCGTTTATTAACAAAACCAAACGTAGATCTACCACTAGAAAAAATTCGAGAAGTAGAAGATGTAGTCAGTGCTGGATTTTTTACCACTGCTTATTGGGAATTATTAAATCGAGTAGCCGCATATTACTATACACCTTTAATTCAAGTTATCCGGGTAGCTTTACCACCAGGTTTGCTTGGGCGATCACAACGTCGTATTCGTTTGACTATAACTGGTGCAGCAGTTTCTCCTAAAATTAATGCCAATATCTGGTCAGATAGACCCCTATTTCGTTCTTGCCATTATCCTTATTCCCACTTACTAAATTTGTATTTATTTAATATTTTGGAAAAGAATGAACTAATTAAAACTTTGGCTTTATTAAGCTTTAAAAGCTCGGTAGCAGAAGTCAAAAGTACAGACGCTAATAAAATTTTGCAGATCCTCCAACAACAACCAGAAGGCGACTATAGCTTCCGATATTTACAGCGTCAAGTCCAACGAGCCTACAAAGAAGTACGCGAACTTTCACAACAAGGTTTTGTAGAAAGCTATTTAGAAACACCACGACAAATTAAACCTAAATTTGAAAAAGCAGTGACGCTTGTAGGAAATACGTTTGACCGAAATTTAACTACTCGCCAAAGAGAAATTTTGGAAGTTCTGCGACGACGTGGTGGTGAGTTGTGGCAAAGTGAATTATTGCAAATTTGTCATGCTAGTTCATCTACCCTCAAGACGATGGCACAAAAAGGCTATTTAGTTATTGAAGATAGAGAAGTGCTGCGAACAGAACAAAGCCAATTATTAACCCAAGATCAAGCAAAGTCTTTAAATTCCGACCAAGCTAACGCTTTGACAAGCATACAAGCAATAGACGGGTTTGCTCAAGTATTATTGCATGGAATCACAGGTTCCGGCAAAACAGAGGTATATTTGCAAGCGATCGCACCTCTAATTCAGCAAGGTAAATCTGCTTTAGTCTTAGTGCCAGAAATTGGACTGACACCGCAGTTAACAGACCGTTTCCGCGCCCGATTTGGTAGCAAAGTCAGCGTTTATCACAGCGCCCTCTCAGAAGGAGAACGTTACGACACTTGGCGACAAATGCTCACCGCAGAACCCCAAGTAGTCATCGGGACTCGCAGTGCAGTTTTCGCCCCATTACCCAACTTGGGCTTAATTATTTTAGATGAAGAACACGACAGCAGCTTTAAACAAGATTCTCCCATCCCCACTTACCACGCCCGCACCGTCGCTCAGTGGCGGGCAGAATTAGAAAACTGTCCTTTAGTGTTGGGTTCTGCTACGCCTTCTTTGGAAAGTTGGGTAAGCGTGGAGGAACAGGGGGGCAGCACTTCGGCTTCGCTCAGTGACCAGGGGCAGGGGGCAGGGGAGGCAGGGGAGGCAGGGGAGGCAGGGGGAGAATTTAGCTCCTCAACTTACTACTTATCATTGCCTGAACGTATTAACTCCCGTCCTCTGCCACCGGTAGAAATAGTGGATATGCGGCAAGAATTGCAACAGGGAAATCGTTCTATATTTAGTAAGCCGCTAAAAGAAGCTTTAGAACAACTACAAGAAAGACAACAGCAGGGAATTTTATTTATTCATCGGCGGGGACATAGCACTTTTGTCTCTTGTCGCAGCTGTGGCTATGTCTTGGAATGTCCCCATTGTGATGTTTCGCTATCTTATCACCACACCGAAGCCGGAGCGCCGCAATTATTACGCTGTCATTACTGTAACTATGGGCGATCGCATCCGCAAGAGTGTCCCGAATGCAGTTCTCCTTACCTCAAATTCTTTGGTAGTGGTACTCAGCGTGTCGCTCAAGAATTAACACGACAGTTTCCGCAGCTACGTTTTATCCGCTTTGATAGCGATACCACCCGCAATAAAGGCGCACACCGTACCCTACTGACTCAGTTTGCTAATGGGGAAGCAGATTTATTAGTAGGTACACAAATGCTGACTAAAGGTTTAGATCTTCCCCAGGTAACGCTTGTCGGTGTTGTCGCTGCCGATGGACTGCTGCATCTTAGCGATTATCGCGCTAGTGAACGGGCATTTCAAACCCTAACTCAAGTTGCTGGACGCGCTGGCAGAGGTGATGATCCCGGTAGAGTAATTGTGCAGACTTACACCCCGGAGCATCCAGTAATTGAAGCTGTCAAACAGCACGATTATCATTCTTTCTCTGAGGCTGAACTACAACAACGGCAAGAACTCAATTATCCCCCTTACGGCAGGTTAATTTTATTGCGATTGAGTAGCCTTGATCCCATACAAGTACAAAATACAGCGCAAGCGATCGCAGTAGCATTAAGTGCCAAATCAGGATTTGAAATTTTAGGCCCTGCACCAGCTAGTATTGTGCGGGTGGCTAATCGTTATCGCTGGCAAATCTTATTAAAATTTGCCCATGATGCATTACCACAATTACCCGACTGGGAGAAAGTGCGGTCGCTTTGTCATGATGCTGTTAGCTTAACAATAGACGTAGATCCATTAAATATTATGTAA
- a CDS encoding FAD-dependent oxidoreductase: MVKKVAIVGAGPSGLLLAHYLLRRSDKYQIDIYERRSDPRIIPFSKSRTFPISLSARGMNALRQIPGLEAAVKAISLEMTGAVFHQKNGKARLTPRKQSLFTLDRTSLVIVLLEKLNEKHDNSQLNIHFNCQCTQVDFAAKKAIFKQVETETDFTVDYDWLIGADGSRSVVRESFFGTELFECEQKYIPSDYKSIFLPRPDANVETNLKPDKIHTWTLDDSTIFLLLHQRDGTISGVIYFPHQNNQLIGLSSKEEVIKFFCEHFPEVGQLMPESEAAAFLTRPISRIITIRCNRYHQGNSVLLIGDAAHAVSSSIGQGCNAALEDVVLLNQLLDEYSDNLPTVIEQFTIRRQSDAHALVELGDYAFPASKSLLIEFIFRELISKTLHRLFPQRFSPSLFELISESTVPYSEILNLYQGWISKVKKSNQI, from the coding sequence ATGGTCAAAAAAGTAGCGATCGTTGGTGCTGGACCTAGTGGACTTCTTTTAGCTCATTACCTGTTGCGTCGTAGTGATAAATATCAAATTGACATTTATGAACGTCGCAGTGATCCCCGAATAATTCCCTTTTCCAAATCTAGAACCTTTCCTATCTCCCTCAGCGCCAGAGGAATGAATGCTTTACGACAAATTCCTGGATTGGAAGCAGCAGTCAAAGCTATCAGCTTGGAGATGACGGGAGCAGTTTTTCACCAAAAAAATGGCAAAGCGCGGCTGACACCCAGAAAACAATCTCTGTTTACTCTTGACCGTACTAGTTTAGTAATTGTGCTATTAGAAAAGTTAAATGAAAAGCATGATAATAGTCAACTCAATATTCACTTTAACTGTCAATGTACTCAGGTAGATTTTGCAGCGAAAAAGGCAATATTTAAACAAGTTGAAACAGAAACAGATTTTACTGTTGATTATGACTGGTTAATCGGTGCTGATGGTTCGCGTTCTGTAGTTAGAGAAAGTTTTTTTGGTACAGAACTATTTGAATGTGAGCAGAAGTACATCCCCTCAGATTACAAGTCGATTTTCCTTCCCCGTCCAGATGCCAACGTAGAAACTAACCTCAAACCCGATAAAATCCATACTTGGACATTAGATGACAGCACAATATTTCTGCTTTTACATCAACGAGATGGGACAATTAGTGGTGTTATTTACTTTCCTCATCAAAACAATCAGCTAATTGGACTTTCTAGTAAAGAAGAGGTTATCAAATTCTTTTGTGAGCATTTCCCCGAAGTTGGTCAATTAATGCCAGAATCAGAAGCCGCAGCTTTCCTCACTAGACCGATATCGAGAATTATCACAATTCGCTGTAACCGTTATCACCAAGGCAATAGTGTACTATTAATTGGAGATGCGGCTCATGCTGTGTCATCATCCATTGGTCAAGGTTGCAATGCAGCTCTTGAAGATGTGGTTTTGTTGAATCAGCTTTTGGATGAGTATTCTGATAATTTACCTACAGTCATAGAACAGTTTACGATTCGTCGCCAGTCAGATGCCCATGCTTTAGTAGAACTTGGTGATTATGCTTTTCCTGCATCTAAGAGTTTATTAATTGAGTTTATTTTTAGGGAACTAATTAGCAAAACCCTACATCGGTTGTTTCCTCAACGGTTTTCACCATCTTTATTTGAACTGATATCTGAAAGTACAGTTCCCTATTCAGAAATTTTGAATTTATACCAAGGTTGGATATCCAAAGTTAAAAAATCGAACCAAATATAA